A DNA window from Streptococcus sp. LPB0220 contains the following coding sequences:
- the ezrA gene encoding septation ring formation regulator EzrA — translation MSSGLIVLIFIVALILIVGYVVAVILRKRNEALLAALEERKEKLYNLPVNDEVEAVKNMHLIGQSQVAFREWNQKWVDLSLNSFADIENNLFEAEGYNNSFRFMKAKQAIDNIESQIQLIDEDIKAIRKALSDLEEQEQKNSGRVVHALDMFEELQKEVTSDPDRYGSALPEIEKQIGNIQSEFSQFVTLNSSGDPVEAAEILDTAENHIVALKQIVERVPEIATALQAKLPDQLEDLESGYRKLLESGYHFTETDIESRFQQLHASLKNNMANVSALELDNAIYENEQIQEEIDALYHIFTREIESQKVVKKLVKQLPGYLKHAKDNNSNLAAEVERLGKTFVLNEAFSQQLKELEAELSSQENVVEDALKDSSETQKAYSIVEEELEAIEARLKEIEDEQIGLSDSLSKIEKDDANARQKVNIYANRLHAIKRYMDKRNLPGIPQEFLELFFTASNNTEALMDELEGDKINIESTNRLLDILTNDMNELEEATYRIVQNATLTEQLLQYSNRYRSFDDHVQAAFDESLYIFEREYDYAASFKVISDALEMVEAGVTDRFVTSYEKTREQIRF, via the coding sequence ATGTCTAGTGGACTAATTGTTCTCATCTTTATTGTCGCCCTTATCTTGATTGTAGGATATGTGGTTGCAGTCATTTTGAGAAAACGAAATGAAGCCTTACTGGCAGCACTGGAAGAACGAAAAGAAAAGTTATACAACCTTCCGGTCAACGATGAAGTAGAGGCCGTAAAAAACATGCATTTGATTGGTCAAAGTCAAGTTGCATTTCGTGAATGGAATCAAAAATGGGTAGATTTATCCTTAAATTCATTTGCTGATATTGAAAACAATCTGTTTGAAGCGGAAGGCTATAATAATTCTTTCCGTTTCATGAAGGCTAAACAAGCCATTGACAATATCGAAAGTCAGATCCAATTGATCGACGAAGATATCAAGGCGATTCGCAAAGCCCTTTCTGATCTGGAAGAGCAGGAACAAAAGAATAGCGGTCGTGTGGTTCATGCCTTGGATATGTTTGAAGAACTTCAAAAAGAAGTCACTTCAGACCCAGATCGTTATGGCAGTGCGCTTCCTGAAATTGAAAAACAAATTGGAAATATTCAATCTGAGTTCTCACAATTTGTAACCTTGAATTCTTCAGGTGACCCTGTTGAAGCGGCTGAAATCCTTGATACAGCTGAAAATCATATTGTAGCCTTAAAACAAATTGTTGAGCGAGTGCCAGAAATTGCCACTGCCCTTCAAGCAAAACTTCCAGACCAATTAGAGGATTTGGAAAGTGGCTACCGCAAGCTTTTGGAATCTGGTTACCACTTCACTGAAACAGATATTGAATCTCGTTTCCAACAGTTGCATGCTTCCTTGAAGAACAATATGGCAAATGTATCTGCCCTTGAATTGGACAATGCCATTTACGAAAATGAACAAATTCAAGAAGAAATCGATGCTTTGTATCACATCTTTACCCGTGAAATTGAATCACAAAAAGTTGTGAAGAAGTTAGTGAAACAACTGCCTGGCTATTTGAAACACGCAAAAGATAACAATAGCAACCTTGCAGCAGAAGTGGAACGCCTTGGTAAAACATTCGTCTTGAATGAAGCTTTCAGCCAACAGTTAAAAGAGTTGGAAGCTGAGCTATCTTCACAAGAAAATGTGGTAGAAGATGCCTTGAAAGATTCATCTGAAACACAAAAGGCCTATTCTATCGTAGAAGAAGAATTAGAAGCCATTGAAGCTCGCTTGAAAGAAATCGAAGATGAGCAAATTGGCTTAAGTGATTCCCTTTCAAAAATTGAAAAAGACGATGCCAATGCTCGCCAAAAAGTTAATATCTATGCCAACCGTTTGCATGCCATTAAACGCTATATGGACAAACGAAACTTGCCAGGAATCCCTCAAGAATTCTTGGAATTATTCTTCACAGCAAGCAACAATACAGAGGCTTTGATGGATGAGTTGGAAGGGGATAAAATCAACATCGAATCAACCAATCGTTTGTTAGATATTTTGACCAATGATATGAATGAATTGGAAGAAGCGACTTATCGAATTGTACAAAATGCTACTTTAACCGAGCAGTTATTGCAATACTCGAACCGTTACCGTTCATTTGATGATCATGTGCAAGCAGCTTTTGATGAATCCCTTTATATTTTCGAAAGAGAATATGACTATGCAGCTTCCTTCAAAGTCATCTCAGATGCTTTGGAGATGGTAGAAGCTGGAGTGACCGATCGCTTTGTAACTTCATATGAAAAAACCCGGGAGCAAATTCGCTTCTAA
- a CDS encoding lactonase family protein, producing MSQTIYFGTYTKKESKGIYKAQFDPETGTLNHLELVAAEPNPTYIAFSEKGNLYSVGAEEGKGGIASFTADFQPLNHVVEEGAPLCYVSVDDKRQLVYGANYHKGQVLVYKIEDDGQLSFIDQDTHEGKGPHENQASPHVHFADLTPDQYLITCDLGTDSLHVYDVSEEGNLTLINQYQTAPGAGPRHLVFHPHYKTAYLINELNATIDVLFYDGMGEFEHFQTVSTLPSDYDGQKWASAIKLSADGKFLYASNRAHNSIAVFEVIADGSLKLIEIVPTGGLNPRDFTLSPDQHYLIAAHQDSPNATVFKRDPATGRLSSLSHDFYVPEAVCTVFH from the coding sequence ATGTCTCAAACCATTTATTTCGGTACCTATACCAAAAAAGAATCCAAAGGAATATACAAGGCACAATTTGACCCTGAAACAGGGACATTGAACCATCTGGAACTAGTGGCAGCTGAGCCCAATCCAACCTATATCGCCTTTTCTGAAAAAGGCAACCTCTATAGCGTCGGAGCTGAAGAGGGAAAAGGAGGAATCGCAAGTTTTACAGCTGATTTTCAGCCGCTCAATCACGTTGTTGAAGAGGGAGCTCCACTCTGCTATGTCTCTGTCGATGACAAGCGCCAACTCGTATACGGAGCCAACTATCACAAAGGGCAAGTGCTCGTCTACAAGATAGAAGACGACGGCCAGCTGAGCTTCATCGACCAAGACACTCACGAAGGCAAGGGACCACACGAAAACCAAGCCAGTCCCCATGTTCACTTCGCTGATCTGACACCAGATCAGTACCTGATCACGTGTGACCTAGGAACAGATAGTTTGCATGTCTATGATGTCAGCGAGGAAGGAAATCTAACCCTGATCAATCAGTATCAAACAGCCCCAGGGGCAGGACCTCGTCACCTGGTCTTTCATCCTCACTATAAGACTGCTTATCTCATCAATGAATTAAATGCTACGATCGATGTGCTCTTTTATGACGGTATGGGTGAATTCGAACACTTCCAAACTGTTTCCACACTTCCATCAGACTACGATGGTCAAAAATGGGCTTCTGCGATCAAGCTCTCAGCTGATGGAAAATTCCTTTATGCCTCTAACCGTGCACACAATTCTATTGCTGTATTTGAAGTGATTGCTGACGGGAGCTTGAAACTTATCGAGATCGTCCCAACAGGTGGCCTAAATCCTCGTGATTTCACCCTCAGTCCCGATCAACACTACCTCATTGCAGCCCATCAAGATTCCCCAAATGCCACTGTCTTCAAACGTGATCCAGCTACTGGACGTTTGTCTTCACTATCCCATGACTTTTACGTTCCAGAAGCCGTTTGTACCGTTTTTCATTAA
- the eno gene encoding surface-displayed alpha-enolase, which translates to MSIITDVYAREVLDSRGNPTLEVEVYTESGAHGRGMVPSGASTGEHEAVELRDGDKSRYGGLGTQKAVDNVNNIIAEAIIGYDVRDQQAIDRAMIALDGTPNKGKLGANAILGVSIAVARAAADYLEIPLYSYLGGFNTKVLPTPMMNIINGGSHSDAPIAFQEFMIVPAGAPTFKEALRWGAEIFHALKKILKGRGLETAVGDEGGFAPRFDGTEDGVETIIAAIEAAGYVPGKDVFIGFDCASSEFYDKERKVYDYTKFEGEGAAVRTAAEQIDYLEELVNKYPIITIEDGMDENDWDGWKALTERLGGKVQLVGDDFFVTNTDYLSRGIEEKCANSILIKVNQIGTLTETFDAIEMAKEAGYTAVVSHRSGETEDSTIADIAVATNAGQIKTGSLSRTDRIAKYNQLLRIEDQLGEVAEYRGLKSFYNLKK; encoded by the coding sequence ATGTCAATTATTACTGATGTTTACGCTCGCGAAGTCCTAGACTCACGCGGTAACCCAACACTTGAAGTAGAAGTATATACTGAATCAGGTGCTCATGGACGTGGTATGGTTCCATCAGGAGCTTCTACTGGTGAACACGAAGCAGTTGAACTTCGTGACGGTGACAAATCTCGTTACGGTGGTCTTGGAACTCAAAAGGCTGTTGACAACGTAAACAACATTATTGCTGAAGCAATCATCGGCTATGATGTACGTGATCAACAAGCTATCGACCGTGCTATGATCGCTCTTGACGGTACTCCTAACAAAGGTAAATTGGGAGCAAACGCAATCCTTGGTGTGTCTATCGCTGTAGCTCGTGCTGCTGCTGACTACCTTGAAATCCCACTTTACAGCTACCTTGGTGGATTCAACACTAAAGTTCTTCCAACTCCAATGATGAACATCATCAATGGTGGATCTCACTCAGATGCTCCAATCGCTTTCCAAGAATTCATGATCGTACCTGCTGGTGCACCTACATTCAAAGAAGCTCTTCGTTGGGGTGCTGAAATCTTCCACGCTCTTAAGAAAATCCTTAAAGGTCGTGGTCTTGAAACAGCCGTTGGTGACGAAGGTGGATTTGCTCCTCGTTTCGACGGAACTGAAGATGGTGTAGAAACTATCATCGCTGCTATCGAAGCTGCTGGTTATGTTCCAGGTAAAGACGTATTTATCGGATTTGACTGTGCATCATCAGAATTCTACGATAAAGAACGCAAAGTTTACGATTACACTAAATTCGAAGGTGAAGGAGCTGCTGTCCGCACTGCTGCTGAACAAATCGACTACCTTGAAGAATTGGTAAACAAATACCCAATCATCACTATCGAAGATGGTATGGACGAAAACGACTGGGACGGTTGGAAAGCTCTTACTGAACGTCTTGGTGGTAAAGTTCAATTGGTTGGTGACGACTTCTTCGTAACAAACACTGACTACCTTTCACGTGGTATCGAAGAAAAATGTGCTAACTCAATCCTTATCAAAGTTAACCAAATCGGTACTCTTACTGAAACATTCGACGCTATCGAAATGGCGAAAGAAGCTGGTTACACTGCCGTTGTATCACACCGTTCAGGTGAAACTGAAGATTCAACAATCGCTGACATCGCAGTTGCAACAAACGCTGGACAAATCAAGACTGGTTCACTTTCACGTACAGACCGTATCGCTAAATACAACCAATTGCTTCGCATCGAAGATCAACTTGGTGAAGTAGCTGAATACCGTGGATTGAAATCATTCTACAACCTTAAGAAATAA
- a CDS encoding DUF1694 domain-containing protein produces MTDINKTILEKAAGPTRFNPDEQRRFLETYEERVIASCTLEEARDNLYLEHYSSILTNISERFEPVLVKISPALDESSQLQYLKKTKDLGLVASIVSDDCRHSPFGLIIHTDHPSGISPTDISLQYPNLFEKKEESTAPEKKSFWKRLFG; encoded by the coding sequence ATGACAGATATTAATAAAACGATTTTAGAAAAAGCTGCTGGTCCTACTCGATTCAATCCGGATGAGCAGCGTCGATTTTTGGAGACTTATGAGGAGCGGGTGATTGCTTCATGCACCTTGGAGGAGGCAAGGGACAATCTCTATTTGGAGCACTATTCTTCAATTCTTACGAATATTTCAGAACGCTTTGAACCTGTATTGGTCAAGATTTCGCCTGCCTTGGATGAAAGCAGCCAACTTCAATATTTGAAAAAAACAAAGGATCTTGGTCTTGTGGCAAGCATTGTTTCAGATGACTGTCGCCACTCTCCCTTTGGTCTCATCATCCATACTGATCATCCATCTGGAATTTCTCCAACCGATATCAGCCTCCAGTATCCAAATTTGTTTGAAAAGAAAGAAGAGAGCACAGCACCTGAAAAAAAATCATTTTGGAAACGCCTCTTTGGCTAA
- a CDS encoding glycerate kinase gives MHILLAPDSFKESLSAKQVAEALKKGFQEALPDATFDLLPIGDGGEGTMDTLADVLNLTKKHTQVTGPFGKPVSMAYYQKDEMAFFEMASLVGLGSIPAEKRNPLELETRGIGELILQLVDQGVKTICVGIGGSATNDGGIGMAAGLGVAFYDDQGHLLRPVGASIGRVDRIDTSAVPNALQDIELLVLTDVTNPLCGSQGATYIFSGQKGLNPLLFPAVDQAMQDFYQLADARILSMAGAGAGGGMAAGLVAFAGGQISSGIEKSLDLIDFDRKVQKADLVVVGEGRMDLQSLSGKAPVGVAKRTPEKIPVLAICGGLAEDLPAFPSHHIEAAFSIVPGPCEVADALTHAERNLISCARNIGNLLKMKAN, from the coding sequence ATGCATATCCTACTAGCACCGGATTCATTTAAAGAATCCTTATCCGCCAAACAAGTAGCAGAAGCCTTAAAAAAAGGATTTCAAGAGGCTCTACCAGATGCAACTTTTGACCTCCTTCCCATAGGGGATGGTGGCGAAGGAACCATGGATACACTCGCTGACGTTCTGAATTTAACCAAGAAGCATACTCAGGTAACAGGACCATTTGGGAAGCCTGTTTCAATGGCTTACTACCAAAAAGATGAGATGGCATTTTTTGAGATGGCCTCTCTTGTTGGCTTAGGCTCTATCCCAGCTGAAAAACGCAATCCACTAGAACTAGAGACACGAGGAATTGGTGAACTGATTTTGCAATTGGTTGACCAAGGGGTTAAAACGATCTGTGTGGGAATTGGTGGTTCAGCGACCAATGATGGTGGGATTGGGATGGCAGCCGGACTAGGGGTAGCCTTCTATGATGACCAAGGTCATCTGCTTCGTCCTGTAGGTGCTTCGATCGGTCGTGTGGATAGAATAGATACCAGTGCGGTTCCAAATGCTTTACAAGACATCGAGCTCCTGGTCTTAACGGATGTCACCAATCCTCTCTGTGGCAGTCAAGGAGCAACCTATATCTTTAGCGGGCAAAAGGGTTTGAATCCCCTTCTGTTTCCAGCTGTCGACCAGGCTATGCAGGATTTTTACCAGCTAGCAGATGCACGAATATTGTCCATGGCTGGCGCCGGAGCTGGAGGTGGCATGGCAGCAGGCTTGGTTGCTTTTGCGGGAGGTCAGATTTCCTCAGGAATTGAGAAAAGTTTGGATCTAATCGACTTCGATCGTAAGGTTCAAAAAGCGGATCTGGTCGTCGTGGGAGAAGGTAGGATGGACCTCCAATCTTTGTCTGGAAAAGCTCCTGTCGGGGTAGCCAAACGAACACCAGAGAAGATCCCAGTGCTTGCTATTTGTGGCGGCTTAGCAGAGGATTTGCCAGCTTTCCCAAGTCATCATATTGAGGCTGCCTTCTCTATTGTACCAGGTCCTTGTGAGGTGGCAGATGCACTCACTCATGCTGAAAGGAATCTGATTTCCTGTGCTCGAAATATTGGTAACCTCTTAAAAATGAAAGCAAACTAA
- the serB gene encoding phosphoserine phosphatase SerB has protein sequence MKEVTGLLVMDVDGTLIQQEGIDLLAQEAGVGQKVAEITAQAMNGELDFAASLEARVALLKGLEASIFPKILEQMEVTPGAESLITELHQRGYKVGLVSGGFHEVIDPIAKSLGIDLVRANRLQTFDGRLTGKVLGEIVTPERKKDSLLTWARENHIPRSQTIAMGDGANDLPMIETAGIGIAFMAKPIVAERAPYRIETRDLSLVLEILDQHRKETACISY, from the coding sequence ATGAAAGAAGTAACAGGTCTCCTCGTTATGGATGTAGATGGAACTTTGATCCAACAAGAAGGAATTGATTTACTAGCTCAAGAAGCTGGCGTGGGACAAAAAGTAGCAGAGATTACAGCCCAAGCAATGAATGGAGAGCTGGATTTTGCAGCCTCTTTAGAGGCGCGTGTTGCTTTATTGAAGGGATTAGAGGCCTCTATCTTTCCGAAAATTTTGGAGCAGATGGAAGTCACGCCGGGTGCTGAAAGCTTAATCACGGAACTTCATCAAAGAGGTTACAAGGTTGGCCTTGTTTCCGGGGGATTTCATGAAGTTATCGATCCCATCGCGAAGTCTTTAGGAATTGATCTGGTTCGTGCTAATCGTTTGCAGACTTTTGATGGCCGTCTGACAGGGAAAGTGCTCGGAGAGATTGTGACCCCTGAAAGAAAAAAAGACTCTCTCCTGACATGGGCGAGAGAAAATCATATTCCACGAAGTCAGACGATTGCTATGGGAGATGGTGCCAATGATCTTCCCATGATTGAAACAGCCGGAATCGGGATTGCCTTTATGGCAAAGCCGATCGTTGCCGAACGAGCTCCATACCGTATTGAAACGAGGGATCTAAGCCTTGTTCTTGAAATTCTAGACCAGCATAGAAAGGAAACAGCATGCATATCCTACTAG
- a CDS encoding HAD-IA family hydrolase translates to MNYHDFIWDLGGTLLDNYETSTNAFVATLKDFHIKADHDSVYAALKISTQDAIQTFAPHISNFRTEYKKKEALGLQEPVLFEGAKELLEEIQAHGGRHFLVSHRDRQVLTLIEQTGIAPYFTEIVTADEGFPRKPDPASMLYLKEKYGIQDGLVIGDRPIDIEAGKAAGLSTYLFDSMPHLHQFIFE, encoded by the coding sequence ATGAATTATCATGATTTTATATGGGATCTTGGTGGGACGCTATTGGATAATTACGAAACGTCCACAAATGCCTTTGTAGCGACATTGAAGGACTTTCACATCAAAGCCGATCATGATTCTGTTTATGCAGCATTAAAAATCTCAACACAGGATGCAATTCAAACCTTTGCACCTCATATTTCCAATTTTCGTACGGAATACAAGAAAAAAGAAGCCTTGGGCTTGCAAGAGCCGGTCTTATTTGAGGGAGCAAAAGAGTTACTAGAAGAGATCCAAGCACATGGAGGACGCCATTTTTTGGTATCTCATCGGGATCGCCAAGTTTTGACCCTTATTGAACAGACAGGCATTGCACCCTACTTTACGGAGATTGTAACGGCAGACGAGGGCTTTCCTCGAAAACCAGACCCAGCCTCTATGCTTTATTTGAAGGAAAAATATGGTATTCAAGACGGTCTGGTCATCGGAGATCGTCCAATCGATATAGAAGCTGGAAAGGCTGCAGGGCTTTCGACCTATTTATTTGATTCCATGCCACACTTACACCAGTTTATATTTGAATAG
- a CDS encoding AI-2E family transporter: MDNKEKQFSLSWFFRWFLDNKAITVFLVTLLLGLNLLVLSKITFIFIPIFEFAGAVMLPVIISGLLYYLLNPIVDFLERKGLKRIFAISLVFFLIAVLLIWGLAVVIPSVQRQVVSFFHNLPTYLEKANATIDDFLDNRVSSDIKPQLDEITKELSANITSWASSISGRAVNWVSNLIGVASQVIVALIIMPFIVFYLLRDGKNLKGHIVRFLPTKIRKSAEQVLSDVNTQLSNYVRGQITVAIVVAIMFIIFFKIIGLRYAVTLGISAGILNLIPYLGSFLAMLPALVLGLVAGPEMFIKVLIVFAVEQTIEGRFVSPLVLGSQLNIHPITILFVLLTSGSMFGIWGVFLGIPVYASAKVVIGAIFEWYKVVSGLYEEHNEVEEETHSES; encoded by the coding sequence GTGGATAATAAAGAAAAACAGTTTAGTTTGTCCTGGTTTTTTAGATGGTTTTTAGACAACAAGGCCATTACCGTATTTTTAGTTACCTTGCTGTTGGGCTTGAACCTTTTGGTTTTGAGTAAAATCACCTTTATTTTTATTCCTATTTTTGAGTTTGCAGGAGCCGTCATGCTGCCTGTTATTATCTCTGGTTTGCTCTATTACCTGCTCAACCCTATTGTTGACTTTCTTGAAAGAAAAGGACTCAAGCGGATTTTTGCGATTTCCTTAGTCTTTTTCTTGATTGCAGTGCTTTTAATTTGGGGTCTAGCTGTAGTGATTCCATCCGTCCAACGACAAGTGGTGAGTTTCTTTCATAACCTGCCAACTTATTTGGAAAAGGCCAATGCAACCATCGATGATTTTCTAGATAATCGCGTCTCCTCAGATATCAAACCCCAATTAGATGAAATCACTAAGGAATTGTCTGCAAATATTACTTCTTGGGCCAGTTCGATTTCTGGGCGGGCTGTCAATTGGGTCAGCAACTTGATCGGAGTGGCTTCGCAAGTTATTGTTGCCTTGATCATTATGCCTTTTATTGTCTTTTATCTTCTTCGAGATGGAAAAAATTTAAAGGGCCACATTGTTCGCTTCTTACCAACTAAGATTCGTAAATCGGCTGAACAAGTTCTTTCAGATGTCAATACCCAACTCTCCAACTACGTTCGAGGGCAAATTACGGTAGCCATTGTCGTCGCCATTATGTTCATCATCTTCTTTAAGATCATTGGCTTGCGCTATGCGGTGACACTGGGGATCTCTGCGGGAATCTTGAATTTGATCCCATACTTGGGTAGTTTCTTAGCCATGTTACCTGCCTTAGTATTGGGCTTGGTAGCAGGACCAGAGATGTTTATCAAGGTCTTGATTGTATTTGCAGTGGAGCAAACCATTGAAGGACGTTTTGTATCACCTTTGGTTTTGGGAAGCCAGTTAAATATCCATCCGATTACCATTTTGTTTGTGCTCTTGACGTCAGGATCTATGTTTGGAATCTGGGGAGTTTTCCTTGGAATTCCAGTCTATGCATCTGCTAAGGTGGTGATCGGAGCTATCTTTGAATGGTATAAGGTTGTCAGTGGTTTGTATGAAGAACATAATGAAGTAGAAGAGGAAACACACAGTGAGTCATAG
- a CDS encoding DJ-1 family glyoxalase III has translation MKKVATILANGFEEIEALTIVDVLRRAGIDCDLIGMEETVTGSHQITVEVDRLWSGDLSDYDGIFLPGGMPGAANLRDNAELITALQEESGKGKTISAICAAPIVLACAGLLKDKHYTCYDGFEEEIQDGHYQKETVVKDGNLLTSRGPSTALALAYALVDHFGGDAQSLRQGMLYQDVFGGA, from the coding sequence ATGAAAAAAGTAGCAACGATTTTAGCAAACGGTTTTGAAGAAATTGAAGCCTTGACCATTGTCGATGTTTTGAGACGTGCTGGGATTGACTGCGACCTCATTGGCATGGAAGAAACAGTCACAGGTTCTCACCAAATTACAGTGGAAGTAGATCGCCTTTGGAGTGGAGATCTTTCAGATTATGATGGAATCTTCTTACCAGGTGGGATGCCAGGAGCAGCGAATTTGAGGGACAATGCAGAATTGATCACAGCCCTTCAGGAAGAAAGTGGCAAAGGAAAAACCATCTCTGCAATTTGTGCTGCCCCCATTGTTTTGGCGTGTGCAGGTCTCTTAAAAGATAAACACTATACGTGTTACGATGGCTTTGAAGAAGAGATTCAAGATGGCCATTATCAGAAAGAAACAGTGGTGAAAGATGGTAATCTTCTCACCAGTCGTGGTCCTTCAACAGCCCTAGCCTTAGCTTATGCCTTGGTGGATCATTTTGGAGGAGATGCCCAAAGCCTTCGGCAAGGAATGCTCTATCAGGACGTCTTTGGAGGTGCATAA
- the gyrB gene encoding DNA topoisomerase (ATP-hydrolyzing) subunit B: protein MTEDKQQEIQAQEYDASQIQVLEGLEAVRMRPGMYIGSTSKEGLHHLVWEIVDNSIDEALAGFASHIEVFIEADNSITVVDDGRGIPVDIQEKTGRPAVETVFTVLHAGGKFGGGGYKVSGGLHGVGSSVVNALSTSLDVRVYKNGSIHYQEYRRGHVVDDLKVIGETDRTGTTVHFIPDPEIFTETTEYDFEKLNKRIQELAFLNRGLRISLTDKREGLEQEKHYHYEGGISSYVEYINENKDVIFEKPIYTDGEMDDITVEVAMQYTTGYHETVMSFANNIHTHEGGTHEQGFRTALTRVINDYAKKNKLLKENEDNLTGEDVREGLTAVISVKHPNPQFEGQTKTKLGNSEVVKITNRLFSDAFSDFLLENPQIAKKIVEKGILAAKARVAAKRAREVTRKKSGLEISNLPGKLADCSSNNPQETELFIVEGDSAGGSAKSGRNREFQAILPIRGKILNVEKASMDKILANEEIRSLFTAMGTGFGAEFDVTKARYQKLVIMTDADVDGAHIRTLLLTLIYRYMKPVLEAGYVYIAQPPIYGVKVGSEIKEYIQPGANQEAELAAALERYSEGRSKPTIQRYKGLGEMDDHQLWETTMNPEHRLMARVSVDDAAEADKIFDMLMGDRVEPRREFIEENAEYSTLDV, encoded by the coding sequence ATGACAGAGGATAAACAGCAAGAAATTCAAGCGCAAGAATATGATGCCAGTCAGATTCAGGTCTTGGAAGGACTAGAAGCCGTTCGGATGCGTCCGGGAATGTATATTGGTTCTACCTCAAAAGAAGGTCTTCATCATCTGGTCTGGGAAATCGTAGATAACTCGATTGACGAAGCCTTAGCTGGTTTTGCTAGCCATATTGAAGTTTTCATTGAAGCAGATAATTCGATCACGGTTGTCGATGATGGTCGTGGGATCCCAGTGGATATCCAAGAAAAGACAGGTCGACCTGCCGTCGAAACTGTCTTTACCGTACTTCACGCAGGAGGAAAATTCGGCGGAGGCGGCTACAAGGTTTCTGGTGGTCTTCACGGGGTCGGATCATCCGTCGTCAACGCCCTCTCCACATCCCTCGATGTTCGCGTCTATAAAAATGGCAGTATCCATTACCAAGAGTATCGACGTGGACACGTTGTGGATGATTTGAAAGTCATCGGGGAGACAGATCGGACAGGGACAACTGTTCACTTTATTCCAGACCCAGAAATCTTCACGGAAACCACCGAGTATGATTTTGAAAAATTAAATAAACGAATTCAAGAACTAGCCTTTTTGAATCGTGGCTTGCGTATTTCTTTGACGGATAAGCGAGAAGGCTTAGAGCAAGAAAAGCATTACCACTACGAAGGTGGGATCTCTAGTTACGTTGAATACATCAATGAAAACAAAGATGTCATCTTTGAAAAACCAATCTACACAGATGGTGAAATGGATGATATTACAGTTGAAGTAGCTATGCAATATACCACAGGCTACCATGAGACGGTCATGAGTTTTGCGAATAACATTCATACCCATGAAGGTGGAACGCATGAACAGGGCTTCCGTACAGCTCTCACTCGTGTGATCAATGATTATGCTAAGAAAAATAAACTCTTAAAAGAAAACGAAGACAATCTAACTGGGGAAGATGTTCGAGAAGGCTTAACAGCAGTGATCTCGGTTAAACATCCAAATCCACAGTTTGAAGGACAAACCAAGACCAAACTTGGAAATTCAGAAGTTGTTAAGATTACCAATCGACTCTTTAGTGATGCCTTTTCTGATTTCCTTTTGGAAAATCCGCAAATTGCTAAGAAAATCGTCGAAAAAGGGATTTTAGCAGCGAAAGCTCGCGTGGCTGCTAAGCGAGCGCGTGAGGTAACCCGTAAGAAATCAGGGCTTGAGATTTCCAACCTACCTGGTAAATTGGCAGATTGTTCTTCAAACAATCCACAAGAAACAGAACTCTTTATCGTCGAAGGGGATTCAGCCGGAGGATCTGCAAAATCTGGTCGAAATCGGGAATTCCAAGCGATTCTCCCAATCCGTGGTAAGATCTTGAACGTTGAAAAAGCAAGTATGGACAAAATTCTAGCCAATGAAGAGATCCGTAGTTTATTTACTGCTATGGGAACTGGATTTGGTGCCGAATTTGATGTTACAAAAGCGCGTTATCAAAAATTAGTGATCATGACCGATGCCGATGTCGATGGCGCTCATATCCGAACCCTTCTATTGACCTTGATCTATCGCTATATGAAACCAGTCTTGGAAGCGGGATATGTTTACATCGCGCAACCACCAATCTATGGGGTCAAAGTCGGTAGTGAAATCAAAGAATATATCCAACCTGGTGCCAACCAAGAAGCTGAATTAGCTGCAGCTTTGGAACGTTATTCAGAAGGTCGCTCAAAACCAACCATCCAACGCTATAAAGGTCTTGGAGAAATGGATGATCACCAATTATGGGAAACAACCATGAATCCAGAACACCGCTTGATGGCACGAGTATCAGTAGACGATGCTGCGGAAGCAGATAAGATCTTTGATATGTTGATGGGGGACCGTGTGGAACCACGTCGTGAATTTATCGAAGAAAACGCTGAATATAGTACACTCGATGTATAA